A part of Leptospira congkakensis genomic DNA contains:
- a CDS encoding LON peptidase substrate-binding domain-containing protein: protein MFLPLHIFEPRYRMMLDFCMENGGELGMAPYPKNWIGAGLPPIPEVVGYGHIIQKESLPDGRSNIILEGIGTAEIVSLDSTEPFYIAQIVRREHERNKNVPEVLREKIEELLVLTKRILLAEGAEEDLILKMNQILVHPFPVDFIASLIYFDFKTKQTILETTHLETKADLLKTVLLGLNLSE, encoded by the coding sequence ATGTTTTTGCCTCTCCATATCTTTGAACCTAGGTATCGGATGATGCTCGATTTTTGTATGGAAAATGGTGGGGAACTGGGAATGGCTCCTTATCCTAAAAATTGGATTGGAGCGGGGCTCCCTCCCATCCCAGAAGTTGTGGGGTATGGACATATCATCCAAAAGGAATCCTTACCTGATGGGAGATCCAATATCATTTTGGAGGGAATTGGAACCGCTGAGATTGTAAGTTTGGATTCTACAGAACCATTTTATATTGCACAAATTGTACGTAGGGAACATGAAAGAAATAAAAATGTACCTGAGGTTTTGCGAGAAAAAATTGAAGAGTTGCTTGTTCTCACCAAACGAATCTTACTTGCAGAAGGTGCCGAAGAAGATTTAATCCTAAAAATGAATCAAATTTTGGTTCATCCTTTTCCGGTCGATTTTATAGCCTCACTCATTTACTTCGATTTTAAAACCAAACAAACCATTTTGGAAACCACACATTTAGAAACCAAAGCGGATCTTCTCAAAACAGTTTTGCTTGGTCTTAATTTAAGTGAGTAG